A segment of the Carya illinoinensis cultivar Pawnee chromosome 1, C.illinoinensisPawnee_v1, whole genome shotgun sequence genome:
GTTCTTTGTTTGAAAATTCAGAACTAGAACCTCAACTTTGGCGGGTAGAAGATTACACCAACTTGAGGAGAACCTTTCATCTGCAAAATTATCCTATAAGGTGGGACGGGGTACCAAATATTATAAACATCACAAGTTGTGAATGAATGTGTGCTACAGTGTTTGGAGAGAAGATGAACCAACCAGTTGAGATAGATAAGAGTTGGGCGTTGATAAGTTGCAGCCTCTGTTCCATCCACCATTTGGGAATATTGTTTCCACTTATGTCTACGATCAGTCTTTTCCTTTGTTCTATTGGCTCCTGGCTACACTGATGGATAGCTAGCTCTCTAAGAAGATCATGTTGTAAGACGAAGTCTTCACTGCAGTAGCTGCCAACCAGACTTGTATCCTGCCTGACAAATGAGTGAAAACAAATGCTTTGAAGAGATTGAAGTTCCCCGGTCTTTGCACGACAGAATATAATTTCCACGACCATCCAATGAAAAGAAGATTAGTCAAAtaatacaaacaaaaatgaaaaaataaaaataaaatgcagcATACCTTGTTACCACTAGATTAGCTAGATTCCGAGTGTTGATTTCATGTAGGTTGGCAATTACATGGATGCCATCTTCAACTAGTTCATATAGTTCTGACCACATATCAATGAGGGCAGCAACAGGGATCTTTTGGTCCTCGGGAAACGAACCCAAGTCCATGAAACACTCCTTCAGGATCATCTCATTACTTTTGAATTCTAGACTGCTTTGAAGACACTTAAGCAGGTCACTGTCTATATCAGTATCAAGGATAGAAAAACCATGAGACCATTTCGCCAATCTAAGGAGCCAGGTCGCGGCAGACTTCCCACAGAGTGATTTTCCAACCACTCTAAGGGCCAGTGGAAATCCCCCACAGCCTTTCACTATCTGCAATTCAAGGATCAGTTATTTGCTGAAGGTTGAAGGGGTTAATATTGGTCAAAGTTCATTTATCTAAACCATATTAATCGTCATGACATATGAAAAGATGGTTGTATGTCTAGTTTATctttatattcttaatttttgttaACAATTGGTgtatcaaaaataaaacaagcaagCGAAAGAGTGCAAAGATGATTTTGTAGGTAGGTAGGTAGGGTAGGGTGTTATATACTTTTAAATTCACATAATAAACCTATCATGGATTTCTTCCCTCATAAACATACCTCCCAAAAATTGCACAATTGCTAACAATATTGCAGATTGGCACGGTACCTTTTTAACCATTTCTCCATCTGGAATGTAAGAGGAGCTCCCATCTTGCAGGCCTGCTGAATGACGAAAGAGTTCCATGGCATCATCATCATTTAATGGTTTTAACTTATATGTGAAGCTAAATCTTGGAAAGGCAGTTCTTGAAGTCACTAGAATCTTGTAATTAGGCAAACGAAACGCAAATTTCTCTAGAAGGGATTCCGACCCAGACCAGACATCATCCAGGATCAGCAATATAGGTTTGCTTTGCTTAACTAGAACTAGCAGCATTTCTTCCAGCTGGTCGATTGCATCCTCATCACTTTGAAACGCAGGCGACCAATCATCCTTACCAAGTAGTTTTTGTATAATGACCTTcaggtttggagtttttgagaCAGGGACAAAGAAAATATTCTCCTTAAATATGcctattcaaatttcaaataaaatataatcagAAAACTGCCACCGAAAACAAATTTTGACAGAGATTTGTTTATATCAATGCTTCAAATACTGTTACAGAAATTTGAATCCTAAAAGCGAGAATTCATTTCCATTCATTTCATGCAAGTTTAAAAGCCAAATATTCTATAAAAGATCCACAAGCTAGTCTTAAAAgctactaaaaaagaaaatgagatgaataACCTTTAATTTGGTCATCGTGACCAAGCATTTTCACCAAAGTGGTCTTCCCGCATCCTCCGGGAGCAGTCAAGACAAGCATTGACACCTCCACCTTCAGCAGCTGcattttcaactcctccaaAGGCACATCCAACCCAATTACAAAATCCCGGAATCGAGGAACCACGCACGACGCAACACTATTCAGCCGGCTCAAACTTAGTCGCTCGCGAATATCCTTTATACCCCTCACAGACTCCAACACATCCAACCCATTCATCGCATTCCAAGCCGGTAGCTCAACTTTAAAGAACCCGCAGAGGTCCTTTTCCAACTGCAAAAGTTTGTTCGCATAATGGAACCGCACGAGGTATTTCCACCATGGGAGCTTCGAGTACTTCCTAACGCGCTTCTCGCCCTTCTCCATTCGTTCGATCAAGCGCTTTGTTCGCTCTTCTGGGAGATCCTGTTCCCTGTTTGACAATACCATCTTCTCAACCAGAGGGCGCATAACATCTAGCGTTTCTTTGAGCCGTTGGAGAATGGATTCGTACATGCGGGTTTTGATTATCACATCCGTAATTGCTTCATACAACAACGAAAATACCCTTTCAAATGCTCCACCCAGAGCGGCGTTTGGAACACTGACGGATTGCATAATGTTGCTGCGCAATAAAACCCAAAACTCCAAATCGGGAAGAAATCAAAGAACCAAAAGGATTTTGTACACGAACACTTGGATACCCAGGAAAATAAAGACGCACGCTGCTCTGCTGAAGTATTAAGATCAAAAGCTGTAACCAACTCTTTTTATCAACCTCATTAAATTTCCTCCCAGCTTCTTTGTTCTGATGAGGAAACAAagcagaaactcaaaagtaatgctatttgaaataaattaagaagaACATGGGTCAGTTCGTGGAAAAGAATTGGAAGGGAAGAAAAGGCGAAAGAAAtcagattattttttaattattattacttttcttgGAATAGAGACAGCGGGTAAATTTCGTCTCATGAACCTCGAAGTTCACGATTTTAAGCGCGTTAACTTTGGTCGTTTCAGTAACTTGGAGCGAAGCAACTAATCGTGGGGTCCGGCTTTGGTCCTGTGGCATAATTACAGGAAATTTCCTTTTGTCAAACCGACGCCGTGCAGTATTTTTATGTTGGAATTTCCTTTTTAAGTTCTAGCGTTCGTTCCAAGCAAAAAATCTCAAACTGAATTCTTGATACTGTAGCAATAGATATTATTTAATCTATACTAAAAAACAGTGGTATTGTTCAtgaattttaaggaaaaaaattaccTGAAGTGTTGCTCACCATAATCCATTTAGACCcgtttaaatagtaaaaatatttcattttatctcatcattacaatttttataaattttcatataaaatataataaataatttaatttttttaaatctcaaaataataatattaaaaattaatattctaataatattttattcatttttttatctaaaattattatatttcatcTTACTACCTAAACCACATCTTAaaccgaatttttttttttttgaagtagtatctttatttataattttacttacatAGCATGtgtcaattattaaaaatagtaaaaattctaaaatttgaaatttgatttcaaaaatttaaactgaTTGAATGAGAGTACACTGAGTACGTATAATATTGTGCATatgcatttaaaaataaataaataaatattgtgcaTATGTGTAGCACTATTTTTCTTATtcgataattataaatatagaatATGTAAGTGTAGCATACTCTCATTGAAAAGTGTGTAATTGTCACGTACTCTAACtaaaaaaaagtgaggtctgccattaaaaatataatttcttatatgAATTGTTATGGGATATTTTCGTCAGGATCTAAAACTCATAATACTGTCCTAGGTCTATTATTTCGCCAGACTCCTGAGCCCCAAGAATGCCAGCCCAAGCCTGGAAAGGCCCTTCTTGGTAGTCCAAACTCGTGCGAGTCAGGGGTAATTATCAACATTGAGATGGAACATTACAAAAGGGCGCGGAAAATAGTGATCGGGGGAAAGGGAAAAGACGGCACCAGACAATTCTACCATAGACCCACACTGCATTAAATGATTGATACAAAGAAAAccatgccgcattaaatgcAGTATGGCGGTGGAGACTCCGGGGAGATGCATCCCTCTGCCCTAGGACATAGGGCATGGCCCTCCTGACCTACGAGACTAAGTATAAAAGTCGCTTAGAACTACAAGGTAAATGGATCGATTACAAATTCAAGTTAATTGTCCATTTCATATTACTATCGTTTTCTTCTTTAAAGCATTGTTTTTATCTCTACTCAatactaactttggcatcggaTTTTCCCCGAGCCACCACAGGGCCACCCATTTCTAGCCTCAGGATGCAGTTACGAGTGAAAGCTCGGACCAGCTGAGCAACCCGGCCCAAGGGCGTAtgaaacacgacgttaacatTTGGCGTCGTCTATGGGATTCGACTAATCTTATGGTCAAGCGTGTCCTTCGTATGCCTGCGAGGACCCATTCTCATCTGGTACGGGAGCAAGACGAAGACATGGCAAACGGCATGGAAGCAAGGTTGGCCGCCATGGAACAACTCATCGGAAGGCTCAATAACAAAGTGAAGGACCTGCAGGAGGAAAACTAGGCCCTCAAGGATAACTTCCATGACGGAACCCAATGCCAGTGAGCACCAGTCAAGAAAAGAGGAAGAGGGCGACAATGCCTAGGACGAAAGGAAATGCATGCAGCAGTACTTGCATAACGTTCAGGGAAAGTATGAGGAGGTATTGAGGAGAATGGGCAGCTTATCCTCAGTAGACCAACTACTGGTCAGCACTGGCCTACCGTACAGTGCAAGGGTGATGGTGGTCCCATTGCCACCAAAGTTCTGAGTCCCACTCATGGAAGCATAGGATGGAACCTGAGACCCAGTGGAGCACTTCGAGACCTTCAAGACCTACATGATGTTGCACGGGTTTTCCAGGGAAGTAGCATGCAGAGCCTTCCTATTGACCTTGAAGGGACCCAAGAGAACGTGGTTTGGCTCCTTAATGCCCAAGTCTATTGAGAACTTTGATGAGCTGGCCTGCCTATTCCTCACTCACTTCATGGCTAGCTGAAGACGAAGACGCCCGGATGCTTACTTCCTCCCCATTAAGCATAGGGAAGATGAGAGCTTGAAAACTTACCTGGCTAGGTTCAACAAAGAGTGGATGATCACGGAAGACTAGGATGTGTAGATCACATTGGCAGCGTTGCTCGGAGGGATTTGGCCCCGATCGACGTTCATGGTAGAGCTGGCAAAGAAGACCCCAACCACCCTTCAAGAGTTCATGGATCAAGTTGACAACTTCATCAATGCAGGGACACCCTCCACTCCTTGACTAAGCCTCAGTAGAAGAAGGTGGAGGAAGTGCACAAAAAGGAAAAGGTCTTGACCAAAGGCCCAACCTGGGAGAAGATGGAATGGAAACAATAGGAATCAAGAAAGGAGGAGCACAGGTTCGACTGTTCGACGTTCACCGTCATCAAGGAGGAGAAGTAGCACACCTCGGGGGAATGTCGTTACTGTACCCACCATCGAACCACTTCCCACAACACCGGGGAGTGCCGCTTACCTCCAACATGCTACCATCCACCGCGATATCCATCATTCCAACGGAGGGAGCAGCCATGGAGGGGACACTTTAGGGAGAGAAGTCTCGCCCGGGAGTACCAATAGAGGAGGCAGGAGACAGAGAGACACATAGCGCAAACCGCCCCCACCCTCTCAACTGGTGTATCAGACAGTTCCCATTGCAAGTGGGATTCCCACCATTGCAAGAGGTTTCGTCAGTGGAGGAGCAACTTCGTCTAGGAGAAAAGCCCACGCTAGAAAGGCTTGATACCGAGAAATTTACTCAGCCTCCTACCAACCCACGAAGCACCCCCGAACTGAGTCCACTCCTGTAATCTCCTTTGGGGAAGCTGATGAAGAAGGGGTATTCTATTCGCATGAAGACGCACTGGTGGTCACCATGCAGATCACCAACTTCACAACCAGAAGAATCCTCATTGACAACAGCTGTTCAATGGACATCTTATTCTGTGACACGTTCATCCTCCTGGGGATAAACACGGCTCGGCTCCAACCAGCTTCAATGCCGCTCAAAGGCTTTTCGAGAGAAACGGTCCAGCCAGCGAGGGCCATTGCCCTGTCAATTTTGGTGGGCAGCCCGCCCTACATTGCCTCGGTTATGGTTGATTTTCTAGTGGTTAAGACTCCCTCATCCTACAATGCCATCATCGGCCACCCGACAAAGCTACGAGCCATCACCTCCACCTACCACCTGAAGATCAAGTTCCCTACAGCTCAGGGAATCTGTGAGATCTAGGGAGAGCAGGCCTCAGCGTGGGAATGCTATATGTAGGAGCTAAAGTCTACCAGGGGGAGTGGCGCTCAACGCAGGCATGCCCCAACCTTGAAGTCGTGACAGGCTCCCATCAGATCAGATGCAAGCCATCCTGACTTGGAGAGAGGAGGAGGGGCGCATGCCAAGAAGAAGAACAACCGGGGCCCTTCCTGTTTTCTCACGTTttcattttttatctattttttttgtaaatatgaacTTGTGGTAGATTAATGAAaatgttggactttttcaagaaatttgcaAAACCACTCTCAAACTACAAATAACTACGATTCTTAGTGAATGAGCGAAGGCTCCCCTGAGGGAACAACAGACCTCCCCCGAGGAATCATCTTGTTCGGGAAAGCTCCATTATGGgaatgctcccctgagggaatgacaAACTTCCCCCAAGGCCACGTATCTTGCGCGGGAAAGCTCCCTTGAGGGAATGACAAACCTCCCTCGAGGCCATGCACCTTGCGCGGAAAAGTTTTCCAGAGGGAATGCTCTCCTGAAGGAAGGAACGAACCTCCTCTGAAGAAATACTCCTCGTGCGGGAAAGCTCCCGGGGGCAAGAAACCTGCCCAGAGAGAATGACGATCCTCCACTACGATGAAAGCTCCCACTAGGGAATGCTCCCCTGAGAGAATGACGAACCTCCCCCGAGGAACCACCTCGCGCTAGAAAGCTTCCCTAAGGGAATGAACGATAGCTCTCCCGAGGATCCACCTAGCGCAAGAAAGCTCCCACGAGGGAATACTCCCCTGAGGGAAGGGACCAAGGCTCCCATGAGGGAATGACGAACCTCTCTCGAGAAACTACCTTAGGTGAGAAATCTACCCTGAAGGAAAGAACGAAGGCTCCCCCGAGGATCTACCTCGCGTGGGAaacctgtaacagcccgctagaaattcaattgtgaaatttctattaactttaggaacctcgtgaaaaccccataagttttcacgaatccattaatcgtataggtttttgtctaactacatagttagtgttattatttactatggtatcagaagtatgtttttgattattggagataattagaagtgtcaaaatgtattatggtttgtgccattagactcggagggttatttaaagtcttatggcgcaataacattttttcatattttcggacaaaacgtctgttcaaaactgtagatattattggataaaaagaaatatcttaaggtaatttttatgaatattattgggtaaaaatattttgagttgatttttatagatattattagataaaaatatcttaagttgattttttgtaaatactattagatagaatattatgagataatcttttatagatattttgggtaggagaaaactatactcaactctcaactccagcctcatcttttccatatctcatccataagtatctccagccacctctccccacgaaattatcttcatttacactttccattgaaagaatatcaaacactctctctcggacagcttttaggaggtcttttgcacacccatttcgaagcttttgtaagtattttatcataaagtctccttcatataagttgttctttttttagtctagtttacatggatatcttattttccccattttaagatcatttggtcagtcaaatattgtg
Coding sequences within it:
- the LOC122306254 gene encoding probable disease resistance protein At5g66900, which gives rise to MQSVSVPNAALGGAFERVFSLLYEAITDVIIKTRMYESILQRLKETLDVMRPLVEKMVLSNREQDLPEERTKRLIERMEKGEKRVRKYSKLPWWKYLVRFHYANKLLQLEKDLCGFFKVELPAWNAMNGLDVLESVRGIKDIRERLSLSRLNSVASCVVPRFRDFVIGLDVPLEELKMQLLKVEVSMLVLTAPGGCGKTTLVKMLGHDDQIKGIFKENIFFVPVSKTPNLKVIIQKLLGKDDWSPAFQSDEDAIDQLEEMLLVLVKQSKPILLILDDVWSGSESLLEKFAFRLPNYKILVTSRTAFPRFSFTYKLKPLNDDDAMELFRHSAGLQDGSSSYIPDGEMVKKIVKGCGGFPLALRVVGKSLCGKSAATWLLRLAKWSHGFSILDTDIDSDLLKCLQSSLEFKSNEMILKECFMDLGSFPEDQKIPVAALIDMWSELYELVEDGIHVIANLHEINTRNLANLVVTRQDTSLVGSYCSEDFVLQHDLLRELAIHQCSQEPIEQRKRLIVDISGNNIPKWWMEQRLQLINAQLLSISTDERFSSSWCNLLPAKVEVLVLNFQTKNYCLPGFVEKMDKLKALIVTNYGFFPAELGNIHLLGSLPNLKRIRFQKVSIPSIFKAPPPLRNLEKISLFMCNIGKNFRNCSIEISNAWSNLMEIIIDYCNDLVEFPTWLCYIVSLKKLSITNCHKLSTLPIEIRELTGLEVLNLRSCTNLSELPESVTSLQNLSILDISDCLSISKLPKHIGELRNLNEIHMTGCLRLRNPLPPSTMDLEKLKRVVCDKERAKLWEAIQEFRMDGTRIEIRIVEKDINLNWLANRF